From the genome of Lineus longissimus chromosome 8, tnLinLong1.2, whole genome shotgun sequence, one region includes:
- the LOC135491951 gene encoding RUN domain-containing protein 1-like isoform X4 — protein sequence MAEPISIPPPESEVIEKFHDAVLCEPASRETVKPYKDDEDFDPREEGYGDDSFDEYNRPAERWAPLGAAAAVSLADTNEDALSCFSEDAQLKKLEEEQEQLNSSLLALTTHFAQVQFRLKQIVAAPNDTKEDLLKELEEFAFRGIPDVRGCHIEDALELETMSDKEHTAKINEQRQKQTELIEQLKNQLEDLEMYAYETGGEQLPTSKVLEKQKVVIDRLRHKLHVDLEDMDRLTTDELKSIVDNAIGQGHFCEHTEGEATSPGPLGATMKACTCSCPMHGQQPSIDITKFKKPIEKRNVANKVRDQTLTIMKRALTILQIFAISQFGCGGQEFQRNLMKRTTKGNHYGDLLARLEIAIVRVRELAKKESEHSGHDSDYTSDSEEVFVANPFTQELMSVVRKELAPALRDLIHHGLMEMGQSTGLVPWGCLPKRSAKAQKMMHAWDLFMKYYELKNGREYNESPARKLSQSFDLDIVGGKAITAKQTLLGAIDSVIATHNPLKRSEDSKLKAFICLGLNEKKLSTWLRLVLKNTTIVDYFYQPWSYTAKTGFEDALKSLSLLNHVNFNLPMDISVRKMQNIKDAF from the exons ATGGCTGAGCCAATCAGCATACCACCACCAGAATCAGAAGTCATTGAAAAATTCCACGATGCGGTATTGTGTGAACCTGCTTCCAGAGAAACAGTAAAGCCATACAAGGATGATGAGGACTTTGATCCAAGGGAGGAAGGTTACGGTGATGATAGTTTTGATGAATACAACAGGCCGGCAGAACGGTGGGCCCCTCTTGGCGCTGCTGCTGCAGTGTCTCTGGCCGATACCAATGAAGATGCACTGAG ttgTTTCTCCGAAGATGCACAGCTGAAGAAGCtggaagaagaacaagaacAGTTGAACTCCTCACTGCTTGCCCTGACCACGCATTTTGCCCAGGTTCAGTTCAGACTCAAACAGATCGTTGCTGCGCCAAATGACACAAAAGAG GATTTGCTAAAAGAATTAGAAGAGTTTGCCTTCCGTGGCATCCCTGATGTGAGAGGGTGCCATATAGAGGACGCGCTGGAGTTAGAAACTATG AGTGACAAAGAACACACAGCCAAAATCAACGAACAGAGACAAAAACAGACAGAGTTGATAGAGCAGTTGAAGAACCAGCTGGAAGATCTAGAGATGTATGCCTATGAG ACTGGAGGAGAGCAGCTGCCAACAAGCAAAGTGTTGGAGAAACAGAAAGTTGTGATAGACCGCCTGAGACACAAGCTCCACGTGGATCTTGAAGACATGGATCGTCTGACCACAGATGAACTCAAGTCTATTGTTGACAATGCAATAGGACAG GGCCATTTCTGTGAGCATACTGAAG GTGAGGCAACGTCTCCTGGTCCTTTGGGTGCCACTATgaaggcatgtacatgtagttgtcctATGCATGGCCAACAG CCAAGCATTGACATCACTAAGTTCAAAAAACCAATTGAAAAGCGTAACGTAGCTAAT AAAGTACGTGATCAAACACTGACGATTATGAAGCGAGCTCTGACAATTCTCCAGATCTTTGCTATCAGTCAGTTTGGCTGCGGAGGACAGGAGTTCCAGAGAAATCTCATGAAGAGAACGACAAAGGGAAACCATTATGG TGATCTTCTGGCGCGGTTAGAGATTGCCATCGTACGTGTGAGAGAACTTGCCAAAAAAGAGAGTGAACATTCAGGCCATGATAGCGATTATACAAGTGATTCAGAAGAAGTG TTTGTTGCAAATCCGTTCACTCAAGAGTTGATGTCGGTGGTGAGGAAGGAGCTGGCTCCTGCACTGAGAGATCTCATTCATCACGGTCTCATGGAG ATGGGTCAGAGCACGGGCCTGGTGCCATGGGGATGCCTCCCTAAACGATCAGCAAAGGCCCAAAAGATGATGCATGCTTGGGATCTGTTCATGAAATATTATGAACTCAAG AATGGTCGTGAATACAATGAATCTCCAGCACGGAAGCTGTCGCAATcgtttgaccttgacattgttGGTGGGAAAGCAATAACAGCCAAACAGACGTTACTCGGTGCTATAGACTCAGTGATAGCAACACATAATCCTCTGAAGAGGTCGGAAGATTCCAAACTCAAGGCGTTTATTTGTCTCGGACTCAA TGAAAAGAAATTAAGCACGTGGTTACGGCTCGTGTTGAAGAACACCACCATAGTAGATTACTTCTATCAGCCTTGGAGTTATACTGCCAAAACAG GGTTTGAAGATGCCTTGAAGTCTCTCAGCTTATTGAATCACGTCAACTTCAATCTTCCCATGGATATATCAGTGCGAAAGATGCAGAACATAAAGGATGCCTTCTAA
- the LOC135491951 gene encoding RUN domain-containing protein 1-like isoform X3: MAEPISIPPPESEVIEKFHDAVLCEPASRETVKPYKDDEDFDPREEGYGDDSFDEYNRPAERWAPLGAAAAVSLADTNEDALSCFSEDAQLKKLEEEQEQLNSSLLALTTHFAQVQFRLKQIVAAPNDTKEDLLKELEEFAFRGIPDVRGCHIEDALELETMSDKEHTAKINEQRQKQTELIEQLKNQLEDLEMYAYETGGEQLPTSKVLEKQKVVIDRLRHKLHVDLEDMDRLTTDELKSIVDNAIGQGHFCEHTEGEATSPGPLGATMKACTCSCPMHGQQGKASGKDCTACDSPQNRKSKLKNVRETNKKVRDQTLTIMKRALTILQIFAISQFGCGGQEFQRNLMKRTTKGNHYGDLLARLEIAIVRVRELAKKESEHSGHDSDYTSDSEEVFVANPFTQELMSVVRKELAPALRDLIHHGLMEMGQSTGLVPWGCLPKRSAKAQKMMHAWDLFMKYYELKNGREYNESPARKLSQSFDLDIVGGKAITAKQTLLGAIDSVIATHNPLKRSEDSKLKAFICLGLNEKKLSTWLRLVLKNTTIVDYFYQPWSYTAKTGFEDALKSLSLLNHVNFNLPMDISVRKMQNIKDAF; encoded by the exons ATGGCTGAGCCAATCAGCATACCACCACCAGAATCAGAAGTCATTGAAAAATTCCACGATGCGGTATTGTGTGAACCTGCTTCCAGAGAAACAGTAAAGCCATACAAGGATGATGAGGACTTTGATCCAAGGGAGGAAGGTTACGGTGATGATAGTTTTGATGAATACAACAGGCCGGCAGAACGGTGGGCCCCTCTTGGCGCTGCTGCTGCAGTGTCTCTGGCCGATACCAATGAAGATGCACTGAG ttgTTTCTCCGAAGATGCACAGCTGAAGAAGCtggaagaagaacaagaacAGTTGAACTCCTCACTGCTTGCCCTGACCACGCATTTTGCCCAGGTTCAGTTCAGACTCAAACAGATCGTTGCTGCGCCAAATGACACAAAAGAG GATTTGCTAAAAGAATTAGAAGAGTTTGCCTTCCGTGGCATCCCTGATGTGAGAGGGTGCCATATAGAGGACGCGCTGGAGTTAGAAACTATG AGTGACAAAGAACACACAGCCAAAATCAACGAACAGAGACAAAAACAGACAGAGTTGATAGAGCAGTTGAAGAACCAGCTGGAAGATCTAGAGATGTATGCCTATGAG ACTGGAGGAGAGCAGCTGCCAACAAGCAAAGTGTTGGAGAAACAGAAAGTTGTGATAGACCGCCTGAGACACAAGCTCCACGTGGATCTTGAAGACATGGATCGTCTGACCACAGATGAACTCAAGTCTATTGTTGACAATGCAATAGGACAG GGCCATTTCTGTGAGCATACTGAAG GTGAGGCAACGTCTCCTGGTCCTTTGGGTGCCACTATgaaggcatgtacatgtagttgtcctATGCATGGCCAACAG GGGAAAGCATCTGGTAAAGACTGCACTGCTTGTGATTCTCCACAGAACAGGAAATCAAAGTTAAAAAATGTTCGAGAAACTAACAAG AAAGTACGTGATCAAACACTGACGATTATGAAGCGAGCTCTGACAATTCTCCAGATCTTTGCTATCAGTCAGTTTGGCTGCGGAGGACAGGAGTTCCAGAGAAATCTCATGAAGAGAACGACAAAGGGAAACCATTATGG TGATCTTCTGGCGCGGTTAGAGATTGCCATCGTACGTGTGAGAGAACTTGCCAAAAAAGAGAGTGAACATTCAGGCCATGATAGCGATTATACAAGTGATTCAGAAGAAGTG TTTGTTGCAAATCCGTTCACTCAAGAGTTGATGTCGGTGGTGAGGAAGGAGCTGGCTCCTGCACTGAGAGATCTCATTCATCACGGTCTCATGGAG ATGGGTCAGAGCACGGGCCTGGTGCCATGGGGATGCCTCCCTAAACGATCAGCAAAGGCCCAAAAGATGATGCATGCTTGGGATCTGTTCATGAAATATTATGAACTCAAG AATGGTCGTGAATACAATGAATCTCCAGCACGGAAGCTGTCGCAATcgtttgaccttgacattgttGGTGGGAAAGCAATAACAGCCAAACAGACGTTACTCGGTGCTATAGACTCAGTGATAGCAACACATAATCCTCTGAAGAGGTCGGAAGATTCCAAACTCAAGGCGTTTATTTGTCTCGGACTCAA TGAAAAGAAATTAAGCACGTGGTTACGGCTCGTGTTGAAGAACACCACCATAGTAGATTACTTCTATCAGCCTTGGAGTTATACTGCCAAAACAG GGTTTGAAGATGCCTTGAAGTCTCTCAGCTTATTGAATCACGTCAACTTCAATCTTCCCATGGATATATCAGTGCGAAAGATGCAGAACATAAAGGATGCCTTCTAA
- the LOC135491951 gene encoding RUN domain-containing protein 1-like isoform X1: protein MAEPISIPPPESEVIEKFHDAVLCEPASRETVKPYKDDEDFDPREEGYGDDSFDEYNRPAERWAPLGAAAAVSLADTNEDALSCFSEDAQLKKLEEEQEQLNSSLLALTTHFAQVQFRLKQIVAAPNDTKEDLLKELEEFAFRGIPDVRGCHIEDALELETMSDKEHTAKINEQRQKQTELIEQLKNQLEDLEMYAYETGGEQLPTSKVLEKQKVVIDRLRHKLHVDLEDMDRLTTDELKSIVDNAIGQIVNPARVKEKLVDQLKTQITDLERFIEFLQGEATSPGPLGATMKACTCSCPMHGQQGKASGKDCTACDSPQNRKSKLKNVRETNKKVRDQTLTIMKRALTILQIFAISQFGCGGQEFQRNLMKRTTKGNHYGDLLARLEIAIVRVRELAKKESEHSGHDSDYTSDSEEVFVANPFTQELMSVVRKELAPALRDLIHHGLMEMGQSTGLVPWGCLPKRSAKAQKMMHAWDLFMKYYELKNGREYNESPARKLSQSFDLDIVGGKAITAKQTLLGAIDSVIATHNPLKRSEDSKLKAFICLGLNEKKLSTWLRLVLKNTTIVDYFYQPWSYTAKTGFEDALKSLSLLNHVNFNLPMDISVRKMQNIKDAF, encoded by the exons ATGGCTGAGCCAATCAGCATACCACCACCAGAATCAGAAGTCATTGAAAAATTCCACGATGCGGTATTGTGTGAACCTGCTTCCAGAGAAACAGTAAAGCCATACAAGGATGATGAGGACTTTGATCCAAGGGAGGAAGGTTACGGTGATGATAGTTTTGATGAATACAACAGGCCGGCAGAACGGTGGGCCCCTCTTGGCGCTGCTGCTGCAGTGTCTCTGGCCGATACCAATGAAGATGCACTGAG ttgTTTCTCCGAAGATGCACAGCTGAAGAAGCtggaagaagaacaagaacAGTTGAACTCCTCACTGCTTGCCCTGACCACGCATTTTGCCCAGGTTCAGTTCAGACTCAAACAGATCGTTGCTGCGCCAAATGACACAAAAGAG GATTTGCTAAAAGAATTAGAAGAGTTTGCCTTCCGTGGCATCCCTGATGTGAGAGGGTGCCATATAGAGGACGCGCTGGAGTTAGAAACTATG AGTGACAAAGAACACACAGCCAAAATCAACGAACAGAGACAAAAACAGACAGAGTTGATAGAGCAGTTGAAGAACCAGCTGGAAGATCTAGAGATGTATGCCTATGAG ACTGGAGGAGAGCAGCTGCCAACAAGCAAAGTGTTGGAGAAACAGAAAGTTGTGATAGACCGCCTGAGACACAAGCTCCACGTGGATCTTGAAGACATGGATCGTCTGACCACAGATGAACTCAAGTCTATTGTTGACAATGCAATAGGACAG ATAGTTAATCCTGCTCGGGTGAAGGAGAAGCTTGTTGATCAGCTGAAAACACAGATCACAGATCTTGAGAGATTTATAGAGTTCTTACAGG GTGAGGCAACGTCTCCTGGTCCTTTGGGTGCCACTATgaaggcatgtacatgtagttgtcctATGCATGGCCAACAG GGGAAAGCATCTGGTAAAGACTGCACTGCTTGTGATTCTCCACAGAACAGGAAATCAAAGTTAAAAAATGTTCGAGAAACTAACAAG AAAGTACGTGATCAAACACTGACGATTATGAAGCGAGCTCTGACAATTCTCCAGATCTTTGCTATCAGTCAGTTTGGCTGCGGAGGACAGGAGTTCCAGAGAAATCTCATGAAGAGAACGACAAAGGGAAACCATTATGG TGATCTTCTGGCGCGGTTAGAGATTGCCATCGTACGTGTGAGAGAACTTGCCAAAAAAGAGAGTGAACATTCAGGCCATGATAGCGATTATACAAGTGATTCAGAAGAAGTG TTTGTTGCAAATCCGTTCACTCAAGAGTTGATGTCGGTGGTGAGGAAGGAGCTGGCTCCTGCACTGAGAGATCTCATTCATCACGGTCTCATGGAG ATGGGTCAGAGCACGGGCCTGGTGCCATGGGGATGCCTCCCTAAACGATCAGCAAAGGCCCAAAAGATGATGCATGCTTGGGATCTGTTCATGAAATATTATGAACTCAAG AATGGTCGTGAATACAATGAATCTCCAGCACGGAAGCTGTCGCAATcgtttgaccttgacattgttGGTGGGAAAGCAATAACAGCCAAACAGACGTTACTCGGTGCTATAGACTCAGTGATAGCAACACATAATCCTCTGAAGAGGTCGGAAGATTCCAAACTCAAGGCGTTTATTTGTCTCGGACTCAA TGAAAAGAAATTAAGCACGTGGTTACGGCTCGTGTTGAAGAACACCACCATAGTAGATTACTTCTATCAGCCTTGGAGTTATACTGCCAAAACAG GGTTTGAAGATGCCTTGAAGTCTCTCAGCTTATTGAATCACGTCAACTTCAATCTTCCCATGGATATATCAGTGCGAAAGATGCAGAACATAAAGGATGCCTTCTAA
- the LOC135491951 gene encoding RUN domain-containing protein 1-like isoform X2, translated as MAEPISIPPPESEVIEKFHDAVLCEPASRETVKPYKDDEDFDPREEGYGDDSFDEYNRPAERWAPLGAAAAVSLADTNEDALSCFSEDAQLKKLEEEQEQLNSSLLALTTHFAQVQFRLKQIVAAPNDTKEDLLKELEEFAFRGIPDVRGCHIEDALELETMSDKEHTAKINEQRQKQTELIEQLKNQLEDLEMYAYETGGEQLPTSKVLEKQKVVIDRLRHKLHVDLEDMDRLTTDELKSIVDNAIGQIVNPARVKEKLVDQLKTQITDLERFIEFLQGEATSPGPLGATMKACTCSCPMHGQQPSIDITKFKKPIEKRNVANKVRDQTLTIMKRALTILQIFAISQFGCGGQEFQRNLMKRTTKGNHYGDLLARLEIAIVRVRELAKKESEHSGHDSDYTSDSEEVFVANPFTQELMSVVRKELAPALRDLIHHGLMEMGQSTGLVPWGCLPKRSAKAQKMMHAWDLFMKYYELKNGREYNESPARKLSQSFDLDIVGGKAITAKQTLLGAIDSVIATHNPLKRSEDSKLKAFICLGLNEKKLSTWLRLVLKNTTIVDYFYQPWSYTAKTGFEDALKSLSLLNHVNFNLPMDISVRKMQNIKDAF; from the exons ATGGCTGAGCCAATCAGCATACCACCACCAGAATCAGAAGTCATTGAAAAATTCCACGATGCGGTATTGTGTGAACCTGCTTCCAGAGAAACAGTAAAGCCATACAAGGATGATGAGGACTTTGATCCAAGGGAGGAAGGTTACGGTGATGATAGTTTTGATGAATACAACAGGCCGGCAGAACGGTGGGCCCCTCTTGGCGCTGCTGCTGCAGTGTCTCTGGCCGATACCAATGAAGATGCACTGAG ttgTTTCTCCGAAGATGCACAGCTGAAGAAGCtggaagaagaacaagaacAGTTGAACTCCTCACTGCTTGCCCTGACCACGCATTTTGCCCAGGTTCAGTTCAGACTCAAACAGATCGTTGCTGCGCCAAATGACACAAAAGAG GATTTGCTAAAAGAATTAGAAGAGTTTGCCTTCCGTGGCATCCCTGATGTGAGAGGGTGCCATATAGAGGACGCGCTGGAGTTAGAAACTATG AGTGACAAAGAACACACAGCCAAAATCAACGAACAGAGACAAAAACAGACAGAGTTGATAGAGCAGTTGAAGAACCAGCTGGAAGATCTAGAGATGTATGCCTATGAG ACTGGAGGAGAGCAGCTGCCAACAAGCAAAGTGTTGGAGAAACAGAAAGTTGTGATAGACCGCCTGAGACACAAGCTCCACGTGGATCTTGAAGACATGGATCGTCTGACCACAGATGAACTCAAGTCTATTGTTGACAATGCAATAGGACAG ATAGTTAATCCTGCTCGGGTGAAGGAGAAGCTTGTTGATCAGCTGAAAACACAGATCACAGATCTTGAGAGATTTATAGAGTTCTTACAGG GTGAGGCAACGTCTCCTGGTCCTTTGGGTGCCACTATgaaggcatgtacatgtagttgtcctATGCATGGCCAACAG CCAAGCATTGACATCACTAAGTTCAAAAAACCAATTGAAAAGCGTAACGTAGCTAAT AAAGTACGTGATCAAACACTGACGATTATGAAGCGAGCTCTGACAATTCTCCAGATCTTTGCTATCAGTCAGTTTGGCTGCGGAGGACAGGAGTTCCAGAGAAATCTCATGAAGAGAACGACAAAGGGAAACCATTATGG TGATCTTCTGGCGCGGTTAGAGATTGCCATCGTACGTGTGAGAGAACTTGCCAAAAAAGAGAGTGAACATTCAGGCCATGATAGCGATTATACAAGTGATTCAGAAGAAGTG TTTGTTGCAAATCCGTTCACTCAAGAGTTGATGTCGGTGGTGAGGAAGGAGCTGGCTCCTGCACTGAGAGATCTCATTCATCACGGTCTCATGGAG ATGGGTCAGAGCACGGGCCTGGTGCCATGGGGATGCCTCCCTAAACGATCAGCAAAGGCCCAAAAGATGATGCATGCTTGGGATCTGTTCATGAAATATTATGAACTCAAG AATGGTCGTGAATACAATGAATCTCCAGCACGGAAGCTGTCGCAATcgtttgaccttgacattgttGGTGGGAAAGCAATAACAGCCAAACAGACGTTACTCGGTGCTATAGACTCAGTGATAGCAACACATAATCCTCTGAAGAGGTCGGAAGATTCCAAACTCAAGGCGTTTATTTGTCTCGGACTCAA TGAAAAGAAATTAAGCACGTGGTTACGGCTCGTGTTGAAGAACACCACCATAGTAGATTACTTCTATCAGCCTTGGAGTTATACTGCCAAAACAG GGTTTGAAGATGCCTTGAAGTCTCTCAGCTTATTGAATCACGTCAACTTCAATCTTCCCATGGATATATCAGTGCGAAAGATGCAGAACATAAAGGATGCCTTCTAA